From Deltaproteobacteria bacterium, a single genomic window includes:
- the recN gene encoding DNA repair protein RecN: MMLVHLVITDFAIIKHLDLSLRAGLNILSGETGAGKSIIINAINLILGGRSTADLIRTGCTEAVVEGLFVLPRTPGLVDLLEEAGISFDGELLIKRSISREGRNRVFINGSLATLQTLSRLGPRLLSISGQYAHQLLLRPENHLYLLDEFSGLSAERVALGMLFDRHCALKGEIMSLEAEIRSQKEREELTRFQIREIEMAGPVPGEDDLLEEEMRRLQHAEELLEIAATGYQILYEDQNSALSSVAVCVKTLEKGSRIAPELASVKASLSDMEAQIEDLSFALRDFRESVQVDPQRLNQVVERLDLLKKLKRKYGATVEDILGFKETLASTMFDLEGKVQDLGRLNHELAEMASELLEKAETLSQNRQNGAEDFRRAVEMELRQLHMKDTRFSVAFKGRREENGRPVEAIVEDMRPDGLDHVEFMISPNPGEELKPLSRIASGGELSRIMLAVRTILSRSASVETVIFDEVDAGISGATAEVVGEKIAALALYHQIVCITHLPQIASQGTTHFVVKKEVMEGRTEAAITELSPEARTREIARLLGGRRITSRALAHAREMLQQGTHPKEDSGKRESSKLEAITRKGARN; encoded by the coding sequence ATGATGCTTGTCCATCTCGTCATCACCGATTTTGCCATCATCAAACATCTGGATCTGTCCCTGAGGGCGGGACTCAACATCCTCTCCGGTGAAACCGGCGCTGGAAAATCCATCATTATCAATGCCATCAACCTGATTCTCGGGGGCCGCTCGACAGCCGATCTTATCCGAACCGGGTGCACCGAGGCCGTGGTGGAAGGGCTCTTTGTCCTCCCACGAACCCCGGGCCTGGTGGACCTGCTGGAAGAGGCGGGCATCTCCTTTGACGGCGAGCTGCTGATAAAGCGATCCATCTCCCGTGAAGGGAGGAACCGGGTGTTTATCAACGGGTCGCTGGCCACCCTTCAGACACTTTCCCGCCTGGGGCCGAGGCTCCTCAGCATCTCCGGCCAGTATGCGCATCAGCTCCTTTTGAGACCGGAAAATCACCTCTATCTCTTAGATGAATTCAGCGGTCTTTCAGCGGAGCGTGTGGCGCTGGGCATGCTCTTTGACAGGCACTGCGCCCTGAAAGGAGAGATCATGTCCCTGGAAGCGGAGATCAGGTCACAGAAGGAGAGGGAGGAGTTGACCCGGTTTCAGATCCGGGAGATAGAGATGGCCGGCCCGGTCCCGGGCGAAGACGATCTTCTGGAAGAAGAGATGCGGCGTCTTCAACATGCGGAGGAACTCCTGGAGATTGCGGCAACCGGGTACCAGATCCTGTACGAAGACCAGAATTCCGCGCTTTCATCCGTGGCCGTCTGTGTTAAGACACTGGAAAAGGGATCGCGAATAGCCCCGGAACTGGCCTCTGTAAAGGCCTCTCTGTCGGACATGGAGGCACAGATAGAAGATCTCTCTTTTGCCCTCAGGGATTTTCGAGAGTCGGTACAGGTGGATCCCCAGCGCCTGAATCAGGTGGTGGAACGGCTGGACCTCCTGAAGAAACTCAAGCGAAAATACGGCGCCACCGTTGAAGATATCCTCGGGTTCAAAGAGACCCTGGCCTCAACCATGTTCGATCTGGAAGGAAAGGTCCAGGATCTTGGCCGGCTGAACCATGAACTGGCGGAAATGGCATCCGAACTCCTTGAAAAGGCCGAGACCCTTTCCCAAAATCGACAAAACGGGGCCGAGGATTTCAGGCGGGCCGTGGAGATGGAACTCCGCCAGCTTCATATGAAAGACACCCGGTTCAGCGTGGCATTTAAAGGCCGCAGGGAGGAGAACGGGCGCCCGGTGGAGGCAATTGTGGAGGATATGCGGCCCGACGGACTCGACCATGTGGAATTCATGATCTCTCCGAATCCGGGCGAGGAATTAAAACCCCTGTCAAGAATCGCCTCTGGCGGCGAACTCTCACGAATCATGCTGGCCGTCCGGACCATCCTTTCGAGGTCGGCCTCGGTGGAAACCGTTATCTTCGACGAGGTCGATGCCGGGATCAGCGGGGCCACGGCCGAGGTGGTAGGGGAGAAGATCGCTGCTTTGGCGCTGTATCATCAGATCGTGTGTATCACCCACCTCCCCCAGATCGCGTCACAGGGGACGACGCATTTTGTGGTCAAAAAGGAGGTCATGGAGGGACGAACCGAGGCGGCCATTACGGAATTGAGCCCCGAGGCGAGGACCCGGGAGATTGCCAGGCTGCTGGGCGGGCGGCGTATCACCTCCCGGGCCCTGGCCCATGCCAGGGAGATGCTGCAGCAGGGAACCCATCCGAAGGAAGACAGCGGCAAGCGGGAAAGCTCAAAGCTGGAAGCAATCACCAGGAAAGGCGCCCGGAATTGA
- a CDS encoding P1 family peptidase, which translates to MKEIAVTDIEGISVGHAQDLKAATGCTVIIGREGVTAGVDVRGGAPGTRETDLLDPVNLVQQIHGVVLSGGSSFGLDAACGVMQYLEEEGIGFDAGVTKIPIVCGAVLFDLAVGDYTVRPDRKMGHAACLDAGIPGCAEGCVGAGAGATVGKILGMDRCMKSGLGAICVRTGELEMGAIVAVNCLGDVIDPETGETLAGVLDEEGKGRLNTEEIMVRQFAHRRMTFGGNTTIGSVVTNARLTKPEAKKVASMAHNGYGRTLRPAHSMFDGDTIFALATGRVDADVSVVGMLAARVVEQAVVRAVKKATSLCGLKAYSDIAG; encoded by the coding sequence ATGAAAGAGATCGCCGTTACCGATATTGAAGGGATCAGCGTCGGCCACGCACAGGATCTGAAGGCCGCCACCGGATGCACCGTGATCATCGGCCGGGAAGGGGTGACCGCCGGCGTGGATGTTCGGGGCGGGGCCCCCGGTACAAGAGAAACCGATCTGCTGGACCCGGTCAACCTGGTCCAGCAGATCCATGGGGTGGTGCTGAGCGGCGGCAGTTCCTTCGGCCTGGACGCCGCATGCGGCGTCATGCAGTATCTGGAGGAAGAGGGGATCGGGTTTGACGCCGGGGTTACAAAGATCCCGATAGTGTGCGGGGCGGTCCTGTTCGATCTGGCCGTTGGCGACTACACTGTAAGACCCGACCGAAAAATGGGCCATGCGGCCTGCCTGGACGCCGGTATCCCAGGGTGCGCCGAAGGGTGTGTGGGGGCCGGGGCCGGCGCCACGGTCGGCAAGATCCTCGGCATGGACAGATGCATGAAGAGCGGTTTGGGCGCAATCTGTGTTCGGACGGGCGAGCTTGAAATGGGGGCAATCGTGGCGGTCAACTGCCTGGGCGATGTGATTGATCCGGAAACCGGGGAGACCCTGGCAGGTGTGTTGGATGAAGAGGGAAAGGGCCGTCTAAACACGGAAGAGATCATGGTTCGACAATTCGCCCACCGCAGGATGACGTTCGGCGGGAATACCACCATCGGGAGTGTCGTCACCAATGCCAGGCTTACCAAACCGGAGGCCAAAAAGGTGGCATCCATGGCCCATAATGGATACGGAAGGACCTTGAGACCGGCCCATTCCATGTTTGACGGGGATACGATCTTTGCCCTGGCAACGGGCCGGGTGGATGCGGATGTAAGCGTGGTCGGGATGTTGGCCGCACGGGTGGTGGAACAGGCTGTCGTCAGGGCCGTAAAGAAGGCCACGTCCCTCTGCGGGCTCAAGGCCTACTCGGATATCGCCGGTTAG
- a CDS encoding response regulator — protein sequence MTKNPEIRNPEAPILFVDDDPVAHRILRHHLKNWRMECVYSAREALDALEKQNFVIVITDLMMPEVDGIDLLREIKKRYKNRVQVIMATASDQLDNLIEALDEGASDFLLKPLKAEDIEEVLEHTLSRIDRWSRAMKVLVGRKGPVKETLRGKRDDSSIKNKNVAPITE from the coding sequence ATGACAAAAAACCCCGAGATTCGAAATCCTGAAGCCCCCATTCTCTTTGTCGATGATGATCCGGTAGCCCACAGGATTCTGCGACATCATCTGAAAAACTGGCGGATGGAATGCGTCTATTCGGCAAGAGAGGCCCTGGATGCGCTGGAAAAACAGAATTTCGTGATCGTTATCACCGATCTCATGATGCCGGAGGTGGACGGCATAGATCTTCTGCGGGAAATAAAAAAGAGGTATAAAAATCGCGTTCAGGTGATCATGGCCACTGCTTCCGACCAGTTGGACAATCTGATCGAGGCCCTCGACGAGGGCGCCTCTGATTTTCTGTTGAAGCCCCTCAAGGCCGAAGACATTGAAGAGGTCCTGGAGCATACCCTCTCCAGGATCGACCGATGGAGCCGGGCCATGAAGGTGTTGGTCGGCAGGAAAGGACCGGTTAAGGAGACGCTGAGGGGGAAACGCGACGATTCGAGCATAAAGAACAAGAACGTGGCCCCGATTACCGAATAA